In a genomic window of Mycteria americana isolate JAX WOST 10 ecotype Jacksonville Zoo and Gardens unplaced genomic scaffold, USCA_MyAme_1.0 Scaffold_46, whole genome shotgun sequence:
- the LOC142403930 gene encoding olfactory receptor 14A16-like, which yields MSNSSSITQFLLLTFMDTRRDLQLLHFWLFLGIYMAVILGNGLIITAVACDHRLHTPMYFFLLNLSVLDLGSISTTVPKSMANSLWDTRAISYLGCATQVFFFLLFLSAECCLLTIMAYDRYVAICKPLHYGSLLGSRACLKMAAAAWGSGFLNAVLHTANTFALPLCHGNALDQFYCEIPQILKLSCSHTYLREVGLVVVSAFLVFGCFVFIVLSYVQIFRAVLRIPSQQGRHKAFSTCIPHLAVVSMFLSTSIFAYLRPPSISSPSLDLVVAVLYSLVPPAVNPLIYSMRNKDLKDALWNLFGYILLQHQ from the coding sequence atgtccaacagcagctccatcacccagttcctcctcctgacgttcatggacacacggagggatctgcagctcttgcacttctggctcttcctgggcatctacatGGCTGTcatcctgggcaatggcctcatcatcactgctgtagcctgtgaccaccgcctccacacccccatgtacttcttcctcctcaacctctctgttcttgacctgggctccatctccaccactgtccccaaatccatggccaattccttGTGGGACACCAGAGCCATCTCCTACTTGGGGTGTGCTactcaggtatttttctttctccttttcttgtcagcagagtgttgtcttctcaccatcatggcctatgaccgctatgtagccatctgcaaacctctgcactatgggtccctcctgggcagcagagcttgtctcaaaatggcagcagctgcctggggcagtgggtttctcaatgctgtgctgcacacggccaatacatttgcACTACCACTGTGCCacggcaatgccctggaccagttctactgtgaaatcccccagatcctcaagctctcctgctcacacacctacctcagggaagttggccTTGTTGTGGttagtgcttttcttgtttttggatgttttgttttcattgtgctgtcctatgtgcagatcttcagggctgtgctgaggatcccctctcagcagggacggcacaaagccttttccacgtgcatccctcacctggctgtggtctccatGTTTCTCAGCACTTCCATATTTGCCTATTTGcggcccccctccatctcctccccatctctggatctggtggtggctgttctgtactcgttggttcctccagcagtgaaccccctcatctacagcatgaggaacaaggacctcAAAGATGCTCTGTGGAATCTATTTGGATACATCCTACTGCAGCATCAGTAA
- the LOC142403855 gene encoding olfactory receptor 14J1-like codes for MANALWDTRAISYSGCTAQVFLFTFLILAECCLLTVMAYDRYVAICKPLHYGTLLGSRACVHMAAAAWGSAFLNSLLHMANTFSIPLCKGNALDQFFCEIPQILKLSCSKSYLREVGLPVVTCCLAFGCFVFIVLSYVQIFRAALRIPSQQGRHKAFSTCLPHLAVVSLYVSTGMFAYLKPPSISSPSLDLLVAVLYSVVPPAVNPLIYGMRNQELTDALKKLIQSIVFQQQ; via the coding sequence ATGGCCAAtgccctctgggacaccagggccatctcctactcgGGATGTActgcacaggtctttctgtttaccttcttgatattagcagagtgttgtcttctcactgtcatggcctatgaccgctacgttgccatctgcaaacctctgcactacgggaccctcctgggcagcagagcttgtgtccacatggcagcagctgcctggggcagtgcttttctcaattctctccttcacatggccaatacattttccatacccctctgcaagggcaatgccctggaccagttcttctgtgaaatcccccagatcctcaagctctcctgctcaaaatcctacctcagggaagtcgGGCTTCCTGTCGTTACTTGTTGtttagcttttgggtgttttgttttcattgtgctgtcctatgtgcagatcttcagggctgcgctgaggatcccctctcagcagggacggcacaaagccttttccacgtgcctgcCTCACCTGGCCGTAGTCTCTCTATAcgtcagcactggcatgtttgcctacctgaagcccccctccatctcctccccatccctggatctgctggtggctgttctgtactcagtggttcctccagcagtgaaccccctcatctacggcatgaggaaccaggagctcacagatgcactgaagaagctcaTTCAATCCatagtctttcagcagcaataa
- the LOC142403856 gene encoding olfactory receptor 14I1-like has translation MSNGSSITQFLLLAFADTRELQLLHFWLFLGIYLAALLGNGLIITAVACDHRLHTPMYFFLLNLSVLDLGSISTTVPKAMACSLWDTRAISYTGCAAQVFLFVFLMSAEYCLLTVMAYDRYVAICKPLHYRTLLGSRGCLIMAAAAWGSCFFYAVLHTANTFSIPLCKGNALDQFFCEIPQILKLSCSHSYLSEVGILVFSVCLGFGCFVFIVLSYVQIFRAVLRIPSAQGRHKAFSTCLPHLAVVSLFLITAMFTYLKPPSISSPSLNLVLAVLYSVVPPAVNPLIYSMRNQELKDAAWKLIMDVFQK, from the coding sequence atgtctaacggcagctccatcacccagttcctcctcctggcgtttgcagacacgcgggagctgcagctcttgcacttctggctcttcctgggcatctacctggctgccctcctgggcaatggcctcatcatcactgctgtagcctgcgaccaccgcctccacacccccatgtacttcttcctcctcaacctctctgttcttgacctgggctccatctccaccacggTCCCTAAAGCCATGGcctgttccctgtgggacaccagggccatctcctacacaggatgtgctgcacaagtctttctgtttgtcttcttgatgtcagcagagtattgtcttctcactgtcatggcctatgaccgctacgttgccatctgcaaacccctgcactacaggacgctcctgggcagcagaggtTGTCTcatcatggcagcagctgcctggggcagttgtttcttctatgctgtgctgcacactgccaatacattttccatacccctgtgcaaaggcaatgccctggaccagttcttctgtgaaatcccccagatcctcaagctctcctgctcacactcctacctcagcgAGGTTGGGATTCtagtgttttctgtctgtttaggatttgggtgttttgttttcattgtgctgtcctatgtgcagatcttcagggctgtgttGAGGATCCCCTCTgcgcagggacggcacaaagccttttccacgtgcctccctcacctggctgtggtctccctgtttttGATCACTGCCATGTTTACCTACCTGAAGCCCCcgtccatctcctctccatccctgaaTCTGGTGctggcagttctgtactcggtggtgcctccagcagtgaaccccctcatctacagcatgaggaaccaggagctcaaggatgcagcGTGGAAACTGATAATGGATGTTTTTCAGAAGTAA